A genomic segment from Phragmites australis chromosome 6, lpPhrAust1.1, whole genome shotgun sequence encodes:
- the LOC133922852 gene encoding large ribosomal subunit protein mL102 (rPPR5)-like produces MARRHLRLPFPLLSRNPTPLARHALCTSTLETPAAAVETPEQATEEAVEGAAAPNLPRREEPLHETILHMIRRRPWTTRLETSIRLHSPSLDAPLVHGVISGAAATGRADLALQFFRFAYRRAGFRPEPATFALLVPILASRRMLNHARCLLLDTMPSFSIAPDEATLAALIAAYGKAAIPQEAVKLFRMMPDLGIPRTALSYNAVLKAILCRGREAMARRIYNAMIADGVAPDVSTYNTLIWGFGLCKKMESAVRVFGDMKGHGVTPDVTTYNTLLNAWVRAGDLESARKVFDEMTGAGIERNSVSYNVMIRGYVASGKVEEAVGLFTEMGEKGVRLSEKTFAALMPGLCDDQGKVAEAQKAIDNMAERRLTPKDKSVFLRLVTTLCRAGDLDGALEVHRKSGKFKHVLVDLRQYGVLMEGLCAGRKFDSAVEVLDELMEKGTLLSPKSPVLEASAYNPVIEHLCNNGSTNKAETFFRQLMKKGVDDKVAFNNLIRGHAKEGVPEAAQEILTIMARRGIPTDPESHALLVNSFLKKNEPADAKIALDSMMEQGHLPSPSLFKSVMVALFNDGRVQTASRVLKSMIEKRVTENMDIAHKILETLFMRGHVEEAIGRVNLMVENGCMPDLDKLLVGLCENDRVMEAQKLADFALDRDFDVGFSTYDRVLEALYTEEKTLPAYSMLCKIKNKGGVVDQKGCDALLESLKSEGYSKQADILSRILMENAPSTSKKGKRVAMGA; encoded by the coding sequence ATGgcgcgccgccacctccgcctcccctTCCCGCTCCTCTCCCGCAATCCCACCCCTCTCGCCCGCCATGCTCTATGCACTTCCACCCTCGAGACCCCCGCCGCAGCGGTCGAGACCCCGGAGCAAGCCACGGAGGAGGCCGTGGAGGGGGCGGCGGCCCCCAACCTGCCCCGCCGCGAGGAGCCCCTCCACGAGACGATCCTCCACATGATCCGGCGCCGCCCGTGGACAACGCGCCTCGAGACCTCCATCCGCCTGCACTCGCCCTCCCTCGACGCGCCGCTCGTCCACGGCGTCATCTCCGGCGCCGCCGCAACCGGACGCGCCGACCTGGCGCTCCAATTCTTCCGCTTCGCCTACCGCCGCGCGGGTTTCCGCCCGGAGCCCGCCACCTTCGCGCTCCTCGTTCCGATCCTCGCCTCCCGCCGCATGCTCAACCACgcccgctgcctcctcctcgacACCATGCCGTCCTTCTCCATCGCGCCCGACGAGGCCACCCTCGCCGCGCTCATCGCAGCATACGGCAAGGCCGCCATCCCCCAGGAGGCCGTCAAGCTGTTCCGGATGATGCCCGACCTCGGTATCCCCCGCACCGCGCTATCCTACAACGCCGTCTTAAAGGCCATACTCTGCCGCGGCCGCGAGGCCATGGCCAGGCGGATCTACAACGCCATGATCGCGGATGGCGTCGCCCCGGACGTGTCCACCTACAACACATTGATCTGGGGGTTTGGCCTGTGCAAGAAGATGGAGTCCGCCGTGAGGGTGTTCGGGGACATGAAAGGTCATGGGGTGACACCTGATGTGACGACTTACAACACCCTGCTCAATGCTTGGGTGCGGGCCGGTGATCTGGAGAGTGCACGCAAGGTGTTTGACGAAATGACTGGTGCAGGGATCGAGCGGAACTCAGTGTCGTACAATGTCATGATCAGGGGATATGTGGCATCAGgtaaggtggaggaggcagtgGGGTTGTTCACGGAGATGGGCGAGAAGGGTGTGAGATTGAGCGAGAAGACGTTTGCTGCGTTGATGCCAGGGCTTTGTGATGATCAGGGGAAGGTGGCGGAGGCCCAGAAGGCCATAGACAACATGGCGGAGCGCCGGCTCACGCCAAAGGACAAGTCGGTCTTTTTGAGGCTTGTGACAACGCTGTGCAGAGCTGGAGACCTGGATGGGGCATTGGAGGTGCACCGAAAGAGCGGGAAGTTCAAGCATGTTCTGGTGGATCTGAGACAGTATGGGGTGTTGATGGAAGGCTTGTGCGCAGGCCGGAAGTTTGATAGTGCTGTTGAGGTGCTAGATGAGCTTATGGAGAAGGGCACACTACTGAGCCCAAAGAGTCCTGTGCTCGAAGCGTCGGCTTATAACCCAGTGATTGAGCATTTGTGCAACAATGGAAGCACCAACAAGGCTGAGACATTCTTCAGGCAGCTGATGAAGAAAGGTGTAGATGACAAGGTTGCATTTAATAATCTTATCCGTGGGCATGCAAAGGAAGGCGTGCCGGAGGCGGCGCAGGAGATTCTCACCATTATGGCTCGTCGTGGTATCCCAACTGACCCTGAATCACATGCACTGCTCGTTAACAGCTTCCTGAAGAAGAATGAGCCAGCTGATGCAAAGATAGCACTAGACAGCATGATGGAGCAGGGTCACCTGCCGAGCCCTTCTCTGTTCAAGTCTGTCATGGTGGCGCTCTTCAATGATGGTCGGGTTCAGACTGCAAGCAGGGTCTTGAAGAGCATGATCGAGAAAAGGGTTACAGAGAACATGGACATCGCACATAAGATCTTGGAAACTCTCTTCATGAGGGGCCATGTGGAGGAGGCGATCGGCCGCGTCAATCTGATGGTAGAAAATGGATGTATGCCTGATCTAGATAAGTTGCTGGTCGGCCTTTGTGAGAACGATAGAGTCATGGAGGCACAGAAGCTGGCTGATTTTGCGTTGGACAGGGACTTTGATGTTGGCTTCTCGACCTATGACAGAGTTCTTGAGGCCCTGTACACTGAGGAAAAGACATTGCCCGCATACTCCATGCTTTGCAAGATCAAGAACAAAGGTGGTGTTGTGGACCAGAAAGGTTGTGATGCTTTGCTCGAGAGCTTAAAATCTGAAGGGTACTCAAAGCAAGCAGATATTTTGTCTAGGATCTTGATGGAGAATGCACCATCAACATCCAAGAAGGGCAAAAGGGTTGCTATGGGTGCGTAA
- the LOC133922854 gene encoding probable inactive linolenate hydroperoxide lyase — protein sequence MLPSFSPAATASPPRPIPGSHGPPVLGPLRDRLDYFWFQSRDEFFSRRAAAHRSTVFRTNIPPTFPFFLGMDPRVVAVVDAAAFTALFDPALVDKRDILIGPYNPGPGFTGGTRVGVFLDTEEPEHERTKAFTMDLLHRSARTWAAEFRAGVDGMLDTVEADLAKAKGDNPSASFIFPLQQCIFRFLCKALVGADPAADSLVDRFGYLILDIWLALQIVPTQKIGVIQPLEELLIHSFPLPSFIISPGYNLLYRFVEKHGADAVSLAEKEHGIAKKDAINNVLFVLGFNAFGGFSVFLPSLISEIGQAGDPTGLRPRLREEVRRVLDSRGGDADVGFSTVREMPLVRSTVREVLRLNPPVPLQFGRARKDFVLRSHGGAFSVSKGEVLCGYQPLAMRDPEVFDRSEEFVPDRFLGEKGEALLQYLYWSNGPETAQPAPRNKQCAAKEAVVDTACMLIAELFRRYDDFEADGTSFTKLEKRPPSTS from the coding sequence ATGCTGCCGTCCTTCTCGCCGGCGGCCACCGCCTCCCCGCCGCGCCCGATACCGGGCAGCCACGGTCCGCCGGTGCTCGGCCCCCTCCGTGACCGCCTCGACTACTTCTGGTTCCAAAGCCGCGACGAGTTCTTtagccgccgcgccgccgcgcacCGTAGCACCGTCTTCCGCACCAACATCCCGCCCaccttccccttcttcctcggcaTGGACCCGCGCGTGGTCGCCGTCGTCGACGCCGCCGCCTTCACCGCGCTCTTCGACCCCGCCCTCGTCGACAAGCGCGACATCCTCATCGGCCCCTACAACCCTGGCCCCGGCTTCACCGGCGGCACCCGCGTCGGCGTCTTCCTCGACAccgaggagcccgagcacgagcgcaccAAGGCCTTCACCATGGACCTCCTCCACCGCAGCGCCCGCACCTGGGCCGCCGAGTTCCGCGCCGGCGTCGACGGCATGCTCGACACCGTCGAGGCCGACCTCGCCAAGGCCAAAGGCGACAACCCCTCCGCCAGCTTCATCTTCCCGCTGCAGCAATGCATCTTCCGCTTCCTCTGCAAGGCGCTCGTCGGTGCCGACCCGGCGGCCGACTCACTCGTGGACAGGTTCGGCTACCTCATCCTCGACATATGGCTGGCCCTGCAGATCGTGCCCACGCAGAAGATCGGCGTCATCCAGCCGCTGGAGGAGCTGCTCATCCACTCCTTCCCCCTGCCGTCCTTCATCATCAGTCCCGGCTACAACCTGCTCTACCGCTTCGTCGAGAAGCACGGCGCCGATGCCGTCTCACTCGCCGAGAAGGAGCACGGCATCGCCAAGAAGGACGCCATCAACAACGTCCTCTTCGTGCTGGGATTCAACGCGTTCGGCGGCTTCTCGGTGTTCCTGCCGTCCCTGATCAGCGAGATCGGCCAGGCCGGGGACCCGACCGGGCTGCGGCCGCGTCTGAGGGAGGAGGTGCGGCGGGTGCTGGACTCCCGCGGGGGCGACGCCGATGTCGGGTTCTCGACGGTGAGGGAGATGCCGCTGGTGCGGTCGACGGTGAGGGAGGTGCTCCGGCTGAATCCACCGGTGCCGCTACAGTTCGGGCGCGCTCGCAAGGACTTCGTACTCCGGTCGCACGGCGGGGCGTTCTCGGTGAGCAAGGGCGAGGTGCTGTGCGGGTACCAGCCGCTGGCGATGCGGGACCCGGAGGTGTTCGACAGGTCCGAGGAGTTCGTGCCGGACAGGTTCCTCGGCGAAAAGGGCGAGGCACTGCTGCAGTACCTGTACTGGTCCAACGGGCCGGAGACCGCGCAGCCAGCTCCCCGGAACAAGCAGTGCGCCGCCAAGGAGGCCGTCGTGGACACCGCGTGCATGCTCATCGCCGAGCTCTTCAGGCGGTACGACGACTTCGAGGCCGATGGCACGTCGTTCACCAAGCTCGAGAAGCGGCCGCCGTCGACGAGCTAG
- the LOC133922853 gene encoding receptor-like serine/threonine-protein kinase NCRK gives MDLHMKLALASLSCVLLMQVASCDGSTGGNETTRWTCVCAAHPLGEPNSNSSLSSNCSSSCHCQQDENGGTGSWNCTCTSDKALWKEEHAVLRDRSCFTSCNCTSGSSEEGKRHVSNKTVIVTLLVCVILTTTAFLVTTVYYFRRKDALSPRSQMYSFDKYTSWSSRSNLISHRSSPLPQPKLKPRLSVLKEFLCSCPIICGGEGASFPGIIVRFSYTELEQATGKFSDEHLIGAGGSSKVYRGQLSDGKVVAVKKLRPLGGADEDYEFLSEIELLSRLNHCHVVPLLGYCSESQGRQLERLLVFECMSNGNLRDCLDLKQGRKPMDWQTRVSVALGAARGLEYLHEAAAPRILHRDIKSTNILLDDKFRAKITDLGMAKCLMNDGVTSCSSSPARMLGTFGYFAPEYAIVGKASLKSDVFSFGVVILELITGRPPIHKSLSTRADESLVIWATSRLRDSRLVVTELPDPALQGRFPAEEMQIMAHLARECLQWDPEARPTMTEVVHMLSTIAPLHGAKRRNLPMAAAFNLTTPPPHVGRCEAEADDIERQQECSSSVQWQQARCAPPSPPPGRASWPGDRVSAVNKGACAGAVVSGEMVNGMLLMSPHGWSSWRPPPDEELEAVDLTEPRLETFTQPAMLRYFS, from the exons ATGGATCTCCACATGAAACTTGCCCTGGCCTCCCTCAGTTGTGTTCTTCTGATGCAAGTAGCATCGTGTG ATGGCAGCACAGGGGGAAATGAAACAACAAGGTGGACATGTGTATGCGCAGCTCATCCACTAGGTGAACCAAACTCTAACAGCAGCCTGTCCTCCAATTGCTCTTCTTCCTGCCATTGCCAACAAG ATGAAAATGGTGGTACGGGATCATGGAATTGCACATGCACCTCCGACAAGGCCCTTTGGAAAGAAGAGCATGCTGTATTACGCGATAGGAGTTGCTTCACTTCCTGTAACTGCACATCCG GAAGTTCAGAGGAAGGGAAAAGGCATGTCTCCAACAAAACAGTCATAGTGACACTCCTAGTGTGTGTGATTCTCACCACTACTGCTTTCCTTGTCACCACTGTATACTACTTTCGCCGCAAGGATGCTCTCTCTCCACGTTCACAGATGTACTCCTTCGATAAATACACCAGCTGGAGCAGCAGATCAAACCTTATCAGCCATCGATCGTCTCCTTTGCCCCAACCGAAACTGAAACCAAGGCTCAGTGTTCTCAAAG AGTTTCTGTGCAGCTGTCCTATCATTTGTGGGGGTGAAGGTGCCTCATTCCCAGGTATCATCGTCCGGTTCTCATACACAGAGTTGGAGCAAGCAACCGGGAAATTTTCAGACGAGCATCTTATCGGAGCCGGTGGATCAAGCAAGGTGTACCGGGGCCAGCTTAGCGATGGCAAAGTTGTTGCCGTGAAGAAGCTTAGGCCCCTCGGAGGTGCAGATGAAGACTACGAGTTCCTATCCGAG ATCGAGCTACTGTCGAGGCTCAACCACTGCCATGTGGTGCCATTGCTGGGGTACTGCTCGGAGAGCCAAGGCCGGCAGCTGGAGAGACTTCTGGTGTTCGAGTGCATGTCCAATGGCAACCTTAGGGACTGCCTGGACCTGAAGCAAGGGAGGAAGCCGATGGACTGGCAGACCCGGGTGAGCGTGGCGCTCGGCGCCGCGAGGGGGCTGGAGTACCTGCACGAGGCGGCCGCGCCACGCATCCTCCACCGTGACATCAAGTCCACCAACATCCTACTGGATGACAAGTTCAGAGCCAAG ATCACTGATCTTGGCATGGCCAAGTGCCTGATGAATGACGGCGTGACGAGCTGCTCGAGCTCCCCCGCGCGGATGCTGGGGACGTTCGGGTACTTCGCGCCGGAGTACGCCATCGTGGGCAAGGCGTCGCTCAAGTCGGATGTGTTCAGCTTCGGCGTCGTCATCCTGGAGCTCATCACCGGTCGGCCGCCCATCCACAAGTCGTTGTCCACCAGGGCCGACGAGAGCCTCGTCATCTGG GCGACGTCGCGGCTGCGGGACAGCAGGCTGGTGGTGACGGAGCTTCCGGACCCGGCGCTGCAGGGCAGGTTCCCGGCGGAGGAGATGCAGATCATGGCGCACCTGGCGAGGGAGTGCCTGCAGTGGGACCCCGAGGCCAGGCCTACCATGACCGAGGTTGTCCACATGCTCTCCACCATCGCCCCCCTCCACGGCGCCAAGCGCCGGAACCTCCCCATGGCCGCCGCCTTCAACCTCACG ACGCCGCCGCCTCACGTCGGGAGATGCGAGGCCGAGGCCGATGACATCGAGAGGCAGCAGGAGTGCTCGTCGTCCGTCCAGTGGCAACAAGCGCGGTGCGCGCCGCCGTCACCACCGCCGGGGCGTGCGTCCTGGCCCGGTGACAGGGTGAGCGCTGTCAACAAGGGCGCCTGTGCCGGTGCGGTGGTGTCTGGCGAGATGGTGAACGGGATGCTGCTGATGAGCCCCCACGGGTGGAGCAGCTGGCGGCCGCCGCCGGACGAGGAGCTAGAGGCGGTGGACCTGACGGAGCCCCGGCTGGAGACGTTCACGCAGCCGGCAATGTTGAGATATTTcagttaa